The Arcobacter sp. LA11 genome includes a region encoding these proteins:
- a CDS encoding cache domain-containing protein, whose protein sequence is MNFKNEKRILNIIKFSPPIFILTMGFLVIFFLYLDNQNIINQEKNNIEQNFIENNKKIIKDQIENLYNYILNEKESTETKLKNNLKENIQLAHQIATSIYDNNRDKTEDEVKKLIKDAIRDIRFNNGRGYFFIHDKSIFANTMHPIMPKLEGRNSYNVQDARGVYIIREMHKLLKQKDETFYSWYWYKPSDKKNQYKKIGYIKNFEPYNWFIGTGEYVDTFEKKIKKELLQYINLLRYSNNGYVFVLSFGGVTLSHKEKELINTNNLVKYNKKIFNRMLETIKNGDNFLTYSLDITQNHTEKTSYIKRIDKWEWIIGTGFYYEDMRESIIKKQKELEKRLNNNIKKIIVISLGLMFLLLILSFSISKLLQSYFFNYKKSINEHIDENTKQKNLLLKAQKIAHIGNWEVDLTNNNIYWSDEMLNIFGLEEYPKDIGPVFLKSIMHKDDIACFEESISNAIEKNSKHQSVYRIYRPNNEIRWIDCRGKLDKQTNTLVGTIQDITQNKLLEEEKKEKEEMLYQQSKMASMGEMIGNIAHQWRQPLCVISSASTGLRIRKEIDALSDEDFISSMDKINDTAQYLSQTIEDFRNFFNPNNNKDEFSIKTVIRKTISLLTSQFNNKEIEIIENVEDIEIYGLENELIQVLINIINNSRDALLSNQSEKRYIFIDASITNNNLEIKIKDNAGGVPDSIIHRVFEPYFTTKHKSMGTGIGLYMCKEIITRHMNGTIKMKNSEYIYNDKKYAGALIKIVLPIK, encoded by the coding sequence ATGAATTTTAAAAATGAAAAAAGAATTTTAAATATTATTAAATTCTCACCTCCGATTTTTATCTTAACAATGGGTTTTCTCGTTATTTTTTTCCTATATTTAGATAATCAAAATATAATAAATCAAGAGAAGAATAATATTGAACAAAATTTTATTGAAAATAATAAAAAGATTATAAAAGATCAAATAGAAAATCTTTATAATTATATACTTAACGAAAAAGAGAGTACAGAAACAAAATTAAAAAATAATTTAAAAGAAAATATTCAATTAGCTCATCAAATAGCTACATCAATTTATGATAATAATAGAGATAAAACAGAAGATGAAGTAAAAAAATTAATAAAAGATGCCATAAGAGATATTAGGTTTAACAATGGTAGAGGGTACTTTTTTATTCATGATAAATCTATATTTGCAAATACAATGCATCCAATTATGCCTAAGCTAGAAGGACGAAATTCTTATAATGTCCAAGATGCTAGAGGTGTTTATATAATAAGAGAAATGCATAAACTTCTAAAGCAAAAAGATGAAACTTTTTATAGTTGGTATTGGTATAAACCAAGTGACAAGAAAAATCAGTATAAAAAGATTGGATATATTAAAAATTTTGAACCATATAACTGGTTTATTGGAACAGGGGAGTATGTAGATACTTTTGAAAAGAAAATTAAAAAAGAACTTCTTCAATATATAAATTTATTACGATATTCAAATAATGGATATGTTTTTGTTTTAAGTTTTGGTGGAGTTACTTTAAGTCACAAAGAAAAAGAATTAATAAATACAAATAATTTAGTTAAATATAATAAAAAAATTTTTAATCGAATGTTAGAAACAATAAAAAATGGAGATAACTTTTTAACATATTCTTTAGATATTACACAGAACCATACGGAAAAGACTTCATATATAAAAAGAATCGATAAATGGGAATGGATAATTGGTACTGGTTTTTACTATGAAGATATGAGAGAATCTATTATAAAAAAACAAAAAGAGTTAGAAAAGAGATTAAATAACAATATTAAAAAAATTATAGTTATTTCTTTAGGTTTAATGTTTTTATTATTGATTTTATCATTTTCTATATCTAAACTTTTGCAATCATATTTTTTTAATTATAAAAAAAGTATTAATGAACATATTGATGAGAATACAAAACAAAAGAATTTATTGCTAAAAGCACAGAAAATTGCACATATTGGAAATTGGGAAGTTGATTTAACTAACAATAATATCTATTGGTCTGATGAAATGCTTAACATTTTTGGACTAGAAGAATACCCAAAAGATATTGGTCCTGTATTTTTAAAGAGTATTATGCATAAAGATGATATTGCTTGTTTTGAAGAATCTATATCAAATGCTATAGAAAAAAATTCTAAACATCAAAGTGTTTATAGAATATATCGGCCAAATAATGAAATCAGATGGATAGATTGTCGAGGGAAATTAGATAAACAGACAAATACTTTAGTGGGGACAATTCAAGATATAACACAAAACAAGCTTTTAGAAGAAGAGAAAAAAGAGAAAGAAGAGATGTTATATCAACAATCAAAAATGGCTTCAATGGGTGAAATGATAGGGAATATAGCTCATCAGTGGAGACAACCTCTATGCGTCATTTCAAGTGCTTCTACTGGATTGAGAATTAGAAAAGAGATTGATGCTTTATCTGATGAAGATTTTATTAGTTCGATGGATAAAATAAATGATACAGCTCAATATTTATCTCAAACAATTGAAGATTTTAGAAACTTCTTTAATCCAAACAATAATAAAGATGAATTTAGTATAAAAACTGTGATAAGAAAAACAATTAGTTTATTAACATCTCAGTTTAATAATAAAGAGATTGAGATTATTGAAAATGTTGAAGATATTGAAATATATGGACTTGAAAATGAATTAATTCAAGTTTTAATTAATATAATTAATAATTCTAGAGATGCTTTACTTTCTAATCAATCAGAAAAAAGATACATATTTATTGATGCTTCTATTACGAATAACAATCTTGAAATAAAAATAAAAGATAATGCAGGTGGAGTTCCAGATAGCATTATACATAGGGTTTTTGAACCATATTTTACAACTAAACACAAAAGTATGGGGACAGGAATAGGGCTATATATGTGTAAAGAGATTATTACTCGGCATATGAATGGAACTATAAAAATGAAAAATAGTGAATATATTTATAATGATAAAAAGTATGCAGGAGCATTGATTAAAATAGTATTACCTATAAAATAG
- the lolA gene encoding LolA-like outer membrane lipoprotein chaperone, whose protein sequence is MVYRFLVLVMMFFSNVFASSQLENLKSFEAEFIQSVTNEANKTIEYKGKVFIKNSGKVLWKYETPIIKNVYVLDNIAIVDEPELEQAIYTTLENSIDIVKLLKDAKKVENNKFEAELYSIKYIIFLENDKIKSLSYVDQLENKVSINFDNPNQNIEISDDIFTFLPPEHYDIIKK, encoded by the coding sequence ATGGTTTATAGATTTTTAGTATTAGTTATGATGTTTTTTTCAAACGTATTTGCTTCTTCACAATTAGAAAATTTAAAGAGTTTTGAAGCAGAATTTATTCAATCAGTTACAAATGAAGCAAATAAAACAATTGAATATAAAGGAAAGGTATTTATTAAGAATAGCGGCAAAGTTTTATGGAAGTATGAAACTCCTATTATTAAAAATGTTTATGTTCTTGATAATATAGCAATTGTTGATGAACCAGAGTTAGAACAAGCTATTTATACAACATTAGAAAACAGTATTGATATAGTAAAACTTCTAAAAGATGCGAAAAAAGTTGAGAATAATAAATTTGAAGCAGAGTTATATAGTATAAAATATATTATTTTTTTAGAAAATGATAAAATAAAATCTCTTTCATATGTAGATCAGTTAGAAAATAAAGTTTCTATTAATTTTGATAATCCTAATCAAAATATTGAAATTTCTGATGATATATTTACTTTTCTACCCCCAGAACATTATGATATTATAAAAAAATAA
- a CDS encoding cache domain-containing protein, with amino-acid sequence MSYKLSKSISYTILFITVLSIFIIGATWIGYDYRKFNQNLEKQKIEYIKNEKQKIKNEVDRVIALIDYSHSLKYERINELLKERVDEAESIAVNIYNKYKNTKTKAETIDIIKNALREIKFFDGFGYYFMFDLDAKLIVHGLKPEFEGTYKFKNYTDVSGKKVIQELINIGKTKNEGFLDWTYYRPDKPDIQAEKHGYVKLIKPLNFVVGTADYIFRVEDDLKKEVLKRIRNISYENDGYIFVVDRNGKTLVNKKYKENEGKSPSDLTNQKIKTAINTIVEKSKKDLSGFIEYKLSHRSSEKVLDKLTYITTYEKWGLIIGTGRYLNELNDLIDDKHEELIKIIEEEIFYTILVLIFMIFAIFLLSKYFTQKIDKSISIFVKFFKMVNVENRKIPSKSLQFEEFQELAKCINEMLDTKLRQEQNILIKNKEVLISSSLLGEYKKAVDAGTIVSKTDKNGVITYVNDEFCNISGYSRDELLGTNHRIVRHPDVKPPIYKNMWEKILSKNIWKGVIKNRAKDGTSYYVKTTIVPILDINSEIKEFIAIRYDVTNLIKQAKKIRFQTTDLLTKLPNRQELLSDLENDDNLKLAIFNIVRFKEINEYFGFNLGDKVLKEMAGLFREYVIGKKIKLYKLQGDEFAFLSNSEVTEHDFKNYCIDLFSKFNKTNLLIDGNNLDVELIGGASFQKNYYINAEISKNHAKDTTQDFIFFDENLDIKDTLVNNINSTNQLKEALREDKIVVFAQPIILNNSNTINKYECLVRLIDNDGNIVPPIKFLNIAKKSKMYTQITQRVVTKAFAYFSKRSDDFSINLTLEDILNKDTVKLIKEKLIEYPNTLNRVIFEIVEDEGIENYEEVSNFIETVKNLGCKIAIDDFGTGYSNFDYLMKLNVDFIKIDGSMIRYLDHDENAKVVTQLIVDFAKKLKMKTIAEFVHSKEIHDIVTEMGIDYSQGFYLGEPKLISE; translated from the coding sequence ATGTCTTACAAATTATCAAAGTCTATTTCTTATACTATTTTATTTATCACAGTTCTTTCTATTTTTATTATTGGTGCAACTTGGATAGGTTATGACTATAGAAAATTTAATCAAAATTTAGAAAAACAAAAAATTGAATATATAAAAAATGAAAAACAAAAGATTAAAAATGAAGTAGATAGGGTTATTGCTTTAATTGATTATAGCCATTCTTTAAAATACGAGAGAATTAATGAACTTTTAAAAGAAAGGGTTGATGAAGCTGAAAGTATAGCTGTAAATATATATAACAAATACAAGAATACTAAAACTAAAGCAGAAACTATTGATATTATTAAAAATGCATTAAGAGAGATAAAGTTTTTTGATGGTTTTGGTTATTACTTTATGTTTGATTTAGATGCAAAACTAATTGTACATGGTTTAAAACCAGAGTTTGAAGGCACTTATAAATTTAAAAACTATACTGATGTTAGTGGAAAAAAAGTTATTCAAGAACTTATTAATATTGGAAAAACAAAAAATGAAGGTTTTTTAGATTGGACATATTATAGGCCAGATAAACCTGATATTCAGGCTGAAAAGCATGGTTATGTTAAATTAATCAAACCACTTAATTTTGTAGTAGGTACTGCTGATTATATTTTTAGAGTTGAAGATGACTTAAAAAAAGAAGTATTAAAAAGAATTAGAAATATATCTTATGAAAATGATGGATATATATTTGTAGTTGATAGAAATGGTAAAACACTTGTAAATAAAAAGTATAAAGAAAATGAAGGTAAAAGTCCAAGTGACTTAACAAATCAAAAAATAAAAACTGCTATTAATACGATTGTTGAAAAATCTAAAAAAGATTTAAGTGGTTTTATTGAATATAAGTTGAGTCATAGAAGTTCAGAAAAGGTTTTAGACAAGTTAACGTATATAACAACCTATGAAAAATGGGGACTTATTATTGGTACGGGTAGATATTTAAATGAACTAAATGATTTAATAGATGATAAACATGAAGAGTTAATTAAAATAATAGAAGAAGAGATATTTTACACTATTTTAGTATTGATTTTTATGATTTTTGCAATATTTTTATTGAGTAAATATTTTACACAAAAAATTGATAAAAGTATTTCTATTTTTGTGAAGTTCTTTAAAATGGTAAATGTAGAAAATAGAAAAATTCCATCTAAAAGTCTTCAGTTTGAGGAGTTTCAAGAATTAGCAAAATGTATAAATGAGATGCTTGATACCAAGTTAAGACAAGAGCAAAATATTTTAATAAAAAATAAAGAAGTATTAATAAGTAGTTCATTACTTGGAGAATATAAAAAAGCTGTAGATGCAGGAACAATTGTTTCCAAAACAGATAAAAATGGTGTAATAACTTATGTTAATGACGAATTTTGTAATATCTCTGGATATAGTAGAGATGAGTTATTAGGAACTAATCATAGAATAGTAAGACATCCAGATGTAAAGCCTCCAATTTATAAAAATATGTGGGAAAAAATATTAAGTAAAAATATTTGGAAAGGTGTTATAAAAAATAGAGCAAAAGATGGTACTAGCTATTATGTAAAAACTACAATAGTTCCTATTTTAGATATAAACTCAGAGATAAAAGAGTTTATTGCTATTAGATATGATGTAACTAACTTAATTAAACAAGCTAAGAAAATAAGATTCCAAACAACAGATTTACTTACAAAATTACCAAATAGACAAGAACTTTTAAGTGATTTAGAAAATGATGATAATCTAAAATTAGCTATTTTTAATATAGTAAGATTTAAAGAGATAAATGAGTATTTTGGATTTAATTTAGGTGATAAAGTATTAAAAGAAATGGCAGGATTATTTAGAGAATATGTAATAGGTAAAAAAATAAAACTCTATAAACTTCAAGGTGATGAATTTGCTTTCTTATCAAATAGTGAAGTTACAGAACATGATTTTAAAAATTATTGTATAGATCTTTTTTCTAAATTTAACAAAACTAATTTGCTTATTGATGGTAATAATTTAGATGTTGAACTAATTGGCGGTGCATCTTTTCAAAAGAATTATTATATAAATGCTGAAATATCAAAAAATCATGCAAAAGATACGACTCAAGATTTTATCTTTTTTGATGAAAACTTAGATATTAAAGATACTCTTGTTAATAATATTAATTCAACGAACCAGTTAAAAGAAGCGCTTCGTGAAGATAAAATTGTTGTTTTTGCTCAACCAATTATTTTAAATAATAGTAATACAATAAATAAATATGAATGTTTAGTTAGATTAATTGATAATGATGGAAATATCGTACCTCCTATTAAGTTTTTAAATATTGCAAAGAAATCAAAAATGTATACTCAAATAACACAAAGAGTTGTAACTAAAGCCTTTGCTTATTTTTCAAAAAGAAGTGATGACTTTTCAATTAATTTGACTTTAGAAGATATCTTAAATAAAGATACTGTTAAATTAATAAAAGAAAAACTAATTGAGTATCCAAATACTTTAAATAGGGTAATCTTCGAAATTGTTGAAGATGAGGGTATTGAAAATTATGAGGAAGTTAGTAATTTTATAGAAACAGTAAAAAATCTAGGTTGTAAAATAGCAATTGATGATTTTGGAACAGGTTATTCAAACTTTGATTATCTTATGAAATTAAATGTAGACTTTATAAAAATTGATGGTTCTATGATTAGATATTTAGATCATGACGAAAATGCAAAAGTCGTGACACAGTTAATAGTAGATTTTGCAAAAAAATTAAAAATGAAAACAATAGCAGAGTTTGTACACTCTAAAGAGATTCATGATATTGTAACTGAAATGGGAATAGACTATTCTCAAGGTTTTTATTTAGGTGAACCAAAACTTATCTCTGAGTAA
- a CDS encoding DUF1104 domain-containing protein → MRKILTIFLITLFFSPLFAVDYTEMSTQELIAIMGYVEKKNEKKFKNELKQRVPTMNPTEKAKYEQNLEKLKNK, encoded by the coding sequence ATGAGAAAGATTTTAACTATTTTTTTAATTACTCTATTTTTTTCGCCACTTTTTGCAGTAGACTATACAGAAATGAGTACCCAAGAACTTATAGCAATTATGGGATATGTTGAAAAGAAAAATGAAAAAAAATTCAAGAATGAACTAAAACAAAGAGTTCCTACTATGAATCCTACAGAAAAAGCAAAGTATGAACAAAATTTAGAAAAATTAAAGAATAAATAA
- a CDS encoding DUF2892 domain-containing protein: protein MNKNLGKVDRTLRIIIGIVIIVFGVINNSWLGLIGVIPIFTALISWCPLYCPLKINTCSKKECDL from the coding sequence ATGAATAAAAACTTAGGAAAAGTAGATAGAACTTTACGAATAATTATTGGTATTGTGATTATTGTTTTTGGTGTAATAAATAACAGCTGGTTAGGGCTAATAGGAGTGATACCTATTTTCACTGCACTTATATCTTGGTGTCCACTTTATTGCCCTCTAAAAATAAATACATGCTCTAAAAAAGAGTGTGACTTATAA
- a CDS encoding diguanylate cyclase: MKKDMNNLISEQIQTIVENSYNPIVITTAKLDKPHPKILYCNNAFVSLSGYKFEELYGKSPRILQGKRTQRKVLDYLKSCLEKGEFFEGTTVNYKKDGSEYYVEWNISPIKEDGEVKYFMAIQRDVSEKVKEKVNEEIFKLSIQQAVEHVAVTDLDGNYTFVNESYIRRSGYSKEELIGNNPSILKSGKHDSKFYNSLWINLEKNVPFDAVFINEHKNGTLYYDKQTITPIIVDEKKHGYLIVGRDISNELKNEVHLTNLALKDQLTGLYNRNGFEKIIQKVLLNYVKNNNDYTFVLADIDYFKSINDNYGHAIGDIVLKEFAKLIHSRIRSTDYAFRWGGEEFLIILNTDIKNAYNIIDFLRTEIENYNFPSSIKLTSSFGLSDLRSANHNETILRSDKALYEAKNSGRNKVVISNE, from the coding sequence TTGAAAAAAGATATGAATAACCTAATTTCAGAACAAATACAAACTATTGTAGAAAACTCATATAATCCTATTGTAATAACTACTGCAAAGTTAGATAAACCGCATCCTAAAATATTATATTGTAATAATGCTTTCGTAAGTTTATCAGGTTATAAATTTGAAGAACTTTATGGAAAGAGTCCTAGAATACTCCAAGGGAAAAGAACTCAAAGAAAAGTACTTGATTATTTAAAATCATGCCTTGAAAAAGGTGAGTTTTTTGAAGGTACTACTGTTAATTATAAAAAAGATGGTAGTGAATATTATGTAGAATGGAATATTTCGCCTATTAAAGAAGATGGTGAAGTTAAATATTTTATGGCAATTCAAAGGGATGTGTCTGAAAAAGTAAAAGAAAAAGTAAATGAAGAAATATTTAAATTATCAATTCAGCAAGCCGTTGAGCATGTTGCTGTTACAGATTTAGATGGAAATTATACTTTTGTTAATGAATCTTATATTAGACGTTCTGGTTATTCAAAAGAAGAATTAATAGGAAATAACCCGAGTATACTAAAATCAGGAAAACATGATAGTAAGTTTTATAATTCTTTATGGATAAATTTAGAAAAAAATGTTCCTTTTGATGCAGTATTCATCAATGAGCATAAAAATGGTACCTTATATTATGATAAACAAACGATAACTCCGATTATTGTTGATGAGAAGAAACATGGATATTTAATTGTAGGACGAGATATTTCTAATGAATTAAAAAATGAAGTACACTTAACAAATTTGGCGTTAAAAGATCAGTTAACAGGTTTATATAATAGAAATGGTTTTGAAAAAATTATTCAAAAAGTGTTACTAAATTATGTAAAAAACAATAATGACTACACTTTCGTATTAGCAGATATTGATTATTTTAAAAGTATTAATGATAATTATGGACATGCAATAGGTGATATTGTATTAAAAGAGTTTGCAAAATTAATACATTCAAGAATAAGAAGTACAGATTATGCTTTTAGATGGGGTGGTGAAGAGTTTTTGATTATCTTAAATACAGATATTAAAAATGCTTACAATATAATTGATTTCTTAAGAACTGAAATAGAAAACTATAATTTCCCTAGTTCAATTAAACTTACCTCAAGTTTTGGGTTAAGTGATTTAAGAAGTGCTAATCATAATGAAACGATTTTAAGAAGTGATAAAGCCTTATATGAGGCAAAAAATAGTGGAAGAAATAAGGTAGTTATTTCAAACGAGTAA
- a CDS encoding ABC transporter ATP-binding protein, protein MNKINIQYIWKLLLDKKKNLILGQVVTIIAIVLSVPIPLMLPALVDEVLLDKPNFFINTINNFIGLGNAFYYITIVTIAVILLRVIYFVFTVIITKIFTSISKYVTFKIREKLINHLKIVCMNEYESLGSGAIAANLITDVNTLDNFIITGASKFVASILTLFAVSIVMILIHPILGIMILLIQPIIMLLSKKISKQVGTLKKEENQSIEEFQDNIGESLELFGQIKASNKENYFFNNSINKARNIQETSNEYTYKSVAYERFSFTIFLIAFEILRASGLIMVAYSDLSIGMMFAMFGYIWFIMTPVQDILSMQYSYTTANAAIKRINKILELNTEENGQKLIENIDTGINIELKDMNFSYKKDKPILKNITLQIKPAEKIAFIGASGSGKTTLAQIIAGFYTKDSGDIKYNNTSIDNINKESLRENLFLVLQMPILFNNNLRFNITMGNENISDEEIFKALEIAQLKETILNMPEKLETIVGRHGIRLSGGQRQRLSIARMIIANPAVVIFDESTSALDVHTEAKLFNALLPILEDKTVITIAHRLSTVKNANRIYVLNEGEIVQSGTHETLEAEEGHYLEFIKPQLI, encoded by the coding sequence ATGAATAAAATAAATATCCAATATATATGGAAACTTTTATTAGATAAGAAAAAGAATTTAATTTTAGGACAAGTTGTAACAATAATAGCTATTGTTTTAAGTGTTCCTATTCCTTTGATGTTACCAGCTCTCGTTGATGAAGTATTATTAGATAAGCCTAATTTTTTTATAAATACAATAAATAATTTTATTGGTTTAGGAAATGCTTTTTATTATATTACAATTGTAACAATTGCAGTCATACTATTAAGAGTTATTTATTTTGTATTTACAGTGATTATTACAAAAATATTTACTAGTATTTCAAAATACGTTACATTTAAAATAAGAGAAAAACTAATTAATCATCTAAAAATTGTATGTATGAATGAATATGAAAGCTTAGGTAGTGGAGCAATTGCAGCAAATTTAATCACAGATGTTAATACACTTGATAATTTTATTATTACAGGAGCAAGTAAGTTTGTTGCATCAATATTAACACTTTTTGCAGTTTCTATAGTGATGATATTAATACACCCTATTTTAGGGATTATGATTCTATTAATCCAACCTATTATAATGCTTTTATCAAAAAAAATATCAAAACAAGTTGGTACCTTAAAAAAAGAAGAAAACCAATCAATTGAAGAGTTTCAAGATAATATTGGTGAATCTCTAGAACTATTTGGTCAAATCAAAGCAAGTAATAAAGAAAACTACTTTTTTAATAATTCTATTAACAAAGCAAGAAATATTCAAGAAACTTCAAATGAATATACTTATAAAAGTGTTGCTTATGAAAGATTCTCTTTTACTATATTCTTAATTGCTTTTGAAATATTAAGGGCAAGCGGTTTAATTATGGTTGCATATAGTGATTTAAGTATTGGTATGATGTTCGCAATGTTTGGATATATTTGGTTTATAATGACTCCAGTTCAAGATATACTATCAATGCAATACTCATATACAACAGCAAATGCAGCAATAAAAAGAATAAATAAAATACTTGAATTAAATACTGAAGAAAATGGTCAAAAATTAATTGAAAATATAGACACTGGAATAAATATAGAATTGAAAGATATGAATTTTTCATATAAAAAAGATAAACCTATTTTAAAAAATATTACTTTACAAATAAAGCCTGCTGAAAAAATTGCCTTTATTGGAGCAAGTGGAAGTGGAAAAACCACCCTTGCTCAAATTATTGCTGGATTTTATACAAAAGACTCAGGTGATATAAAATATAACAATACAAGTATTGATAATATAAATAAAGAGAGTCTAAGAGAAAATTTATTTTTAGTACTTCAAATGCCAATACTATTTAATAATAACCTCAGATTTAATATTACAATGGGAAATGAAAATATAAGTGATGAAGAGATATTTAAAGCATTAGAAATAGCCCAACTAAAAGAGACTATCTTAAATATGCCAGAAAAACTGGAAACTATAGTTGGACGACATGGTATTAGATTAAGTGGTGGACAAAGACAACGATTATCAATAGCACGAATGATAATAGCAAACCCAGCTGTAGTAATTTTTGATGAATCTACTTCTGCTTTAGATGTACATACAGAAGCTAAGCTTTTCAATGCTCTTCTACCAATATTAGAAGATAAAACAGTAATAACAATTGCTCATAGATTAAGTACAGTTAAAAATGCAAATAGAATTTATGTACTAAATGAAGGAGAAATAGTACAAAGTGGAACACATGAAACTCTTGAAGCAGAAGAAGGTCACTATTTAGAGTTTATAAAACCACAACTTATATAA
- a CDS encoding response regulator transcription factor: MKTKLLLLEDDLTLSETVVDYFEEEGFDIKAVYDGDEAQEIMYEEKFDLFLLDVNVPSQNGFELLKAVRKEGNSTPAIFITSLNSMSSLEEGFESGCDDYIRKPFELKELLLRVQTIIKREFSKNKDSIVQIDENISFDTSTNELTKDNEIVQLNFKEQKLLKFFLQNKDELLIHDRIYDYVWDYDEQYSDNSLRTYIKNLRKVLGKDRIVSLKKLGYRFNTK, from the coding sequence ATGAAAACAAAATTATTACTTTTAGAAGATGACTTAACTCTTAGTGAAACAGTAGTGGACTATTTTGAAGAAGAAGGTTTTGATATAAAAGCAGTTTATGATGGAGATGAAGCCCAAGAAATCATGTATGAAGAAAAGTTTGATCTTTTTTTACTTGATGTAAATGTACCTTCTCAAAATGGATTTGAATTATTAAAAGCAGTAAGAAAAGAGGGTAATTCTACTCCTGCTATCTTTATTACTTCTTTAAATTCAATGAGTTCATTAGAAGAGGGTTTTGAAAGTGGTTGTGATGATTATATTAGAAAACCATTTGAACTAAAAGAACTTTTATTAAGAGTTCAAACTATTATAAAAAGAGAATTTTCAAAAAATAAAGATAGTATTGTGCAAATTGATGAAAATATCTCTTTTGACACAAGTACAAATGAACTTACAAAAGATAATGAAATTGTGCAACTTAATTTTAAAGAACAAAAATTATTAAAATTTTTCTTACAAAATAAAGATGAATTACTTATTCATGATAGAATTTATGACTATGTATGGGATTATGATGAACAGTATAGTGATAATTCACTAAGAACATATATTAAAAACTTGAGAAAAGTTTTAGGAAAAGATAGAATTGTTAGTCTTAAAAAGCTTGGATATCGATTTAACACAAAGTGA
- a CDS encoding Crp/Fnr family transcriptional regulator has product MVEFEFFEKLSVEDKDFLLSNAKYIELPENYTLFYQGDICKDILLLDEGKVKLVIYGDLNDIVSLYDIKKGEQCIINTSSTLSNSEAIATAQTVTAIKGWLIPENIFKQLMIRSSTYQEYIFSLFSLKFNALTTLIEDIKFKRLDTRVLEYLEKRDEKIVQITHEELGLELNTSRVVISRVLKDLENKNFIKLHRKKIEIL; this is encoded by the coding sequence ATGGTAGAGTTTGAGTTTTTTGAAAAACTATCAGTTGAAGATAAAGACTTTTTATTATCAAATGCAAAGTATATAGAGCTTCCAGAGAATTATACTCTTTTTTATCAAGGTGATATTTGTAAAGATATTTTACTTTTAGATGAAGGGAAAGTAAAACTTGTAATATATGGTGATTTAAATGATATTGTTTCTTTATATGATATAAAAAAAGGGGAACAGTGTATTATTAACACTTCTAGCACTTTATCAAATTCTGAAGCAATAGCTACTGCTCAAACTGTTACAGCTATCAAAGGATGGCTTATTCCTGAAAATATATTTAAACAATTGATGATTAGGTCTTCTACTTATCAAGAATATATATTTTCTCTTTTTTCATTAAAATTTAATGCGCTAACTACACTTATTGAAGATATTAAGTTTAAGCGACTTGATACAAGGGTTTTAGAATATCTAGAAAAAAGAGATGAAAAGATAGTTCAAATAACACATGAAGAATTAGGGTTAGAATTAAATACTTCAAGGGTAGTTATAAGTAGAGTTCTAAAAGATCTTGAAAATAAAAATTTTATAAAACTTCATAGAAAAAAAATAGAAATACTTTAG